The genomic interval GCCCTGAGCGATGCCTTGCTGGGCGCTGCGGCGCTGGGTGATATCGGCAAACACTTCCCCGACACCGACCCGCAGTTCAAGGGTGCCGACAGCCGTGCCTTGCTGCGTCATGTGGTCGCTATCGTCCAGGCCAAGGGCTGGAAGGTGGGCAATGTCGACGCCACCATCGTTGCCCAGGCGCCGAAAATGGCGCCGCACATCGAGACCATGCGCCAACTGATCGCCGAAGACCTGCAAGCCGAGCTCGACCAGGTCAACGTCAAAGCGACCACCACTGAAAAGCTGGGCTTCACCGGCCGTGAGGAGGGGATTGCCGTGCATGCGGTCGCCCTGTTGCTGCCAGCATGACCGAACTGGAACTGCTGGGCCCGCGTGCATCGGGTGAAGCGCTGGGCACTGCGGTGCTCAAGGCCGTGGCTGAAGACTTCCAGGTCGACGAGGTGCTGGATATCCCGCTGTCGGGCCAGGGTGAGCACCTATGGCTGTGGGTCGAAAAGCGCGACCTCAACACCGAAGAAGCGGCCCGCCGACTGGCCCGCGCCGCAGGCGTCCCGGCCCGTTCGATCAGCTATGCCGGCCTCAAGGACCGCCAGGCCCTGACCCGTCAGTGGTTCAGCCTGCACCTGCCTGGCAAGGCCGACCCGGACCTGTCGCGTGCCGAGGATGCCAGCCTGCGCGTGCTCAAGCAGGTGCGTCACCAGCGCAAGCTGCAGCGTGGGGCGCATTCGGCCAATGGCTTCACCCTGCGCCTGACGGCACTGGCAGCTGATCACGCTGCGCTGGACGCGCGCCTGGAGGCGCTCAAGCAGCACGGCGTGCCGAACTACTTCGGCAGCCAGCGGTTTGGCCATGGCGGCGGCAACGTCCATGACGCGCTCGACTGGGCGGCCCGCAAGGCGCTGCCAGAGCAACGCAATGTGCGTTCGCGTTTGCTTTCGGCAGGGCGCAGCTACCTGTTCAACCAGATTCTCGCCGCCCGTGTTACCGACGGCAGCTGGGCCCGTGCGCAAGTCGGGGACCTGTTGGCCTTCACCGATAGCCGTAGTTTCTTTCCCGCGACCGAGCAGGAATGTTCCGATCCGCGCTTGGCCATTCTCGACCTGCATCCCACCGGTGCGCTGTGGGGCGAGGGCGAAACGCCCGCCACAGGCGCCACTGCCGCGTTGGAAAGCGCAGTTGCCGCGCGGCAGCCGGCACTGTGCCATTGGCTGGCCCAGGCGGGCATGGATCACGAACGGCGCATTCTGCGGCTCCCTATTGGCGGCCTGACGTGGCATTATCCCGAGCCTGATATCCTGCAACTGGAATTCGTCCTTCCGGCCGGATGCTTCGCCACCGTGGTGGTGCGCGAAGTCGTGGATCTGGTGCCGGTAGGGCAGACGGACAGCCCATGCGTATTCTGATTTCGAACGACGACGGTGTTACCGCACCTGGCCTCGCCGCGCTGCACGCTGCGCTGGTGGATTATGCCGAGTGTGTGGTAATCGCCCCGGAGCAAGACAAGAGTGGCGCCAGCAGTTCGCTGACGCTGGACCGGCCGCTGCATCCGCAGACCCTGGCCAACGGTTTCATCAGCCTCAATGGCACGCCGACCGATTGCGTGCACCTGGGGCTCAATGGCCTGTTGCCGCAGACCCCGGACATGGTGGTGTCGGGGATCAACCTGGGCGCGAACCTGGGCGACGACGTGCTGTATTCGGGCACCGTCGCCGCTGCGTTGGAAGGCCGCTTCCTGGGCAACACGTCGCTGGCGTTTTCGTTGCTCTCGCGTCAGCCGGACAACCTGCCCACGGCGGCGTACATCGCCCGCCGGCTGGTGGAGGCGCAGTCGCGTCTCACACTGCCGCCGCGCACCGTGCTCAACGTCAATATCCCCAACCTGCCGCTGGAGCACATCCGCGGCATCCAGCTGACCCGCCTCGGTCACCGGGCGCGGGCGGCGGCGCCGACCAAGGTGGTCAACCCGCGCGGCAAGGAGGGGTACTGGATTGCCGTGGCCGGCGATGCCGAAGACGGTGGCCCGGGCACGGACTTCCACGCGGTGATGCAAGGTTATGTATCGATCACACCGCTGCAGCTTGACCGCACCTTCAACGATGCTTTCGAACAGCTCGACGGTTGGCTGGAGGGCCTGCTCTGATGCGTGAGGACGATATGTTGCGCCGGGGTATCGGCATGACCTCCCAACGGACCCGGGAGCGGCTGATCCAGCGCCTGTGCGAAGAAGGCGTGGCGAACCCCAAGGTGCTCGACGCGATCCGCCGCACCCCGCGCCACCTGTTCGTCGACGAGGCCCTGGCGCATCGCGCCTATGAAGACACGGCGCTGCCGATCGGCCACAACCAGACCATCTCGCAGCCGTTCATGGTTGCGCACATGAGCGAGCTGCTGCTTGAGGCCGGGCCGCTCGACAAGGTGCTGGAGATCGGCACGGGCTCCGGCTACCAGACGGCGATACTTGCCCAGCTCGTGGAGCGGGTGTTCTCGGTGGAGCGCATCAAGGTGCTGCAGGATCGCGCCAAGGAGCGCCTGGTAGAGCTGAACCTGCGTAACGTGGTGTTCCGCTGGGGCGATGGTTGCGAGGGCTGGCAGGCGCTGGCACCCTACAACGGCATCATCGTCACCGCCGTGGCGCCCGAGGTGCCACAGGCACTGCTCGATCAACTGGCGCCGGGGGGGCGCATGGTGATTCCGGTGGGCCCGGCAGGCGAAACACAGCAGTTGATGCTGATCGTGCGTGAGGAGCATGGGTTCTCCCGGCGTGTGCTAGGCGCCGTGCGCTTCGTGCCATTGCTCAATGGCCCGCTGGCCTGAACCACGGAATATTTACGCCAGCGACGAATTCTTGCGCCATTGCCCTGTCTATCTGGCGGGGTGATCTGCTATAGCACGAGTGGCCTTTGCAGCCGTCCACCCAATACAGGTGGGCTCGGTTATAATTGCAACAATATTGCATTTCTTATCGTTATTTCGGTATTCGGCACCATGAGGGGAGCGCGGGTGGGTCACACAGTCATTCGGCAGCGCAAGGAATGGGCGGGCTTCAAGCTTCTGGTGATTGCACTGGCCATGGGCACCTTGCTGGCGGGTTGTTCCAGCACCAGCTCGACAAGCGCGCGGGTGGTCGACCGTAACAATGCAGCGCCCAAACGGCCGACGGTGACCTCCGGTCAGTACATCGTCAAGCCGGGCGATACGTTGTTCTCCATCGCCTTCCGTTACGGCTGGGACTACAAGGAGCTGGCCGCCCGCAACGGCATCCCGGCGCCTTACACCATTCGCCCTGGCCAGCCGATTCGCTTCAGCAGCGGCGCCACGGGTAGCACCACGGTGGTATCCAACCCTTCGTCCTCGAGTAAAACCACGGTCATTCGTCGCCCCGTTGGTAGCACCGCCCCGAGCGGTAGCACCAAGCCGGCTACGACGGCCCCGACAACCAGTGCACCAGTGGTCGCCACCGTGCCGGCCGCAGAGCGCGCGGTAGGCGGTTGGACCTGGCCGGCCAACGGCGTGCTAATTGGAAAATTTGCTTCAAACGGTAGTTTGAATAAAGGCATTGATATCGCCGGTGATTTGGGACAGCCTGTTTTTGCTGCGTCTGATGGTGCAGTGGTCTACGCCGGGAGTGGCTTGCGGGGCTACGGCGAGCTGATCATCATCAAGCACAGCGATACCTACGTCAGTGCCTACGGTCACAACCGCAGGCTGTTGGTTCGGGAGGGGCAGCAGGTCAAGGCTGGGCAGTCGATTGCTGAAATGGGGTCCACGGGCACTGATCGGGTGAAGCTGCATTTCGAGATTCGCCGCCAGGGCAAACCCGTCGATCCGCTCCAGTTCCTGCCACGTCGTTGATTGTTGTACCTGGCCTGTTCCTCTGATGTAGAGGGGACAGGCTCCAGCGCTGCCAGGGATACAGGTGCCGCTCGAGTCTGAGTTCGAACTCAGCAAAGGACTATAACAATGGCTCTCAATAAAGAAGCGCCGGAGTTTGACATCGACGATGACGTCCTCCTGATGGAGACGGGCATCGTTTTGGAAACGGATGTGGTGTCAGACGAACCTGCTGTATCTTCGGTTCGGACAAGGGCCAAGACCGGCTCTTCGCTCAAGCAGCACAAGTACATCGATTACACTCGGGCACTTGATGCTACTCAGTTGTACCTCAATGAGATTGGATTCTCGCCTCTGCTGTCGCCAGAAGAGGAAGTGCATTTTGCGCGCCTGTCGCAAAAAGGCGACCCCGCCGGCCGCAAGCGCATGATCGAAAGCAACCTGCGCCTGGTTGTGAAAATTGCCCGTCGTTACGTGAATCGTGGCCTGTCGTTGCTCGACCTGATCGAGGAGGGCAACCTGGGGTTGATCCGTGCGGTCGAGAAATTCGACCCGGAACGTGGTTTCCGGTTCTCGACCTATGCGACCTGGTGGATTCGCCAGACCATCGAACGGGCGATCATGAACCAGACCCGTACCATTCGCCTGCCGATCCACGTGGTCAAGGAGCTCAACGTCTACCTGCGCGCTGCGCGGGAGTTGACCCAAAAGCTTGATCACGAGCCCTCGCCAGAAGAAATCGCCACCCTGCTGGAGAAGCCTGTCGCTGAGGTCAAGCGGATGCTGGGGCTGAACGAGCGAGTGTCTTCGGTGGATGTTTCGCTCGGGCCGGACTCGGACAAGACCCTGCTCGATACCCTTACCGATGACCGCCCGACCGACCCGTGTGAGCTGCTGCAGGACGACGACCTGTCGCAGAGCATCGATCAGTGGCTGGGTGAGCTGACCGACAAGCAGCGTGAGGTGGTGGTGCGCCGCTTTGGCCTGCGTGGGCATGAGAGCAGCACCCTGGAAGATGTTGGCCTGGAGATCGGCCTGACGCGTGAGCGTGTACGGCAGATCCAGGTAGAGGGGCTCAAGCGCTTGCGCGAGATCCTCGAGAAGAATGGCCTGTCTAGCGAGTCGTTGTTCCAGTAACAAGCTGTTCGCCAGCATAAGACGCCCCGATAGCCTCGGGGCGTTTTTGTGTGCGCGGTGCAGCGCAGAATAACGCGCCTCCCTGTAGGAGCAGCCTTGTGCTGCGAAGAGGCCGGTGGCAACAGTGCAAATTCGCGGTGGGGTCACCGGCCTCTTCGCAGCACAAGGCTGCTCCTACAGGGGGATGCGCAGGTCAGAAGCCAGATTTGCCATCCAGCATTTGTGTACCGCGCCACCCCAGTAACATCGGGTGTAAGAGATCGCTTACTTGTTTTGTAAGCTATCTATGCAACCAACAGTAAATCATTGTCGTTTTCAGCTCTGCCGTAATCCTAACTTACTGAAAATCATGGATTATTTGGATGTGAGGAAAAGTGTCCGCGGTAATATCTTGAGAGGTGCCTCGGTTGTCTCGCCCGCTGAAGTCGCTAGTATTCGAACTGTGCACACGGACATGCACAGGCTTTCAGGGAGAAGGCCAAGGACATCGCAAGAAGCGATTTCATCAGGATGATGTTTGGGACAATCAGGGACTACGGAAAAAAATGTGGGCGGGTCATACCGCCCCTTTTTTTTGCCTGCTGAAAATGAAAAAAGGCCCGAATGGGCCTTTTTCGTATCCGCGCGCTATCAGCGCTCCAGATCTGCAATCTTGCCAGTCTTGCCATCCCACGCTTCAGCGTCCGGCAGGGCGTCCTTACGCTCGGTGATGTTTGGCCAGATTTCCGCCAGTTCGGCGTTCAGCTCGATGAAGTTTTCCATGCCCGATGGCACTTCGTCTTCCGAGAAGATGGCTTGCGCTGGGCATTCCGGCTCGCACAGTGCGCAGTCGATGCACTCGTCCGGGTGGATGACCAGGAAGTTCGGGCCTTCGTAGAAGCAGTCCACCGGACAGACTTCCACGCAGTCGGTGTATTTGCATTTGATGCAGTTGTCGGTGACGACGAAGGTCATTTCTAGTTCTCTCCTCAGGCGACGGCGGCGGCCCTTCCTCTCGGGGCCGCGCGGTTTACGGGTATGTGGCTGCAGGCCAGGCTAATAACCTGCAGCACCAGCAAACCGCGGCGGATTCTACCAGCTTGTAGTGGGCGCCGTTATAACAGGTTCTTTAGTTGATATAGCATTTCGATAGCTTGGCGCGGGGTCATGTCGTCCAGGTTCAGCTTACCCAGCTTCTCGATGGCCGGGTGCGGCAGGCTGGCGAACAGATCGCTCTGGTGCGGGACGTGTGGCTCATCCTTGGCCTGCTTGCCCAGCGGCTGCTCGTGCGGCAGGCTCGCGGTTTCCAGGCGGCCCAGGTGCTCGCGGGCGCGCTGAATGACCGGGGTGGGCACGCCGGCCAGTTGTGCCACGGCCAGGCCGTAGCTTTGGCTGGCAGGGCCTGGCAGCACATGGTGCAGGAAGACGATGCGCTCGTTGTGCTCGGTGGCGTTCAGGTGCACGTTGGTCACCAACGGCTCGTTTTCCGGCAGTACAGTGAGCTCGAAGTAGTGCGTGGCGAACAGCGTGTAAGCACGCAACTGGGCCAGGCGCTCGGCGGCGGCCCAGGCCAGCGACAGGCCGTCGAAGGTGCTGGTGCCGCGGCCGACTTCGTCCATCAGCACCAGGCTGCGGTCGGTGGCGTTGTGCAGAATGTTGGCGGTTTCACTCATCTCGACCATGAAGGTCGAGCGCCCGCCGGCCAGGTCGTCACTGGAGCCGATGCGGGTGAAGATGCGGTCGACCAGCGACAGCTCGCACTGGGCTGCCGGCACGAAACTGCCGATGTGCGCCATCAGCACGATCAAGGCGGTCTGGCGCATGTAGGTAGATTTACCGCCCATGTTCGGGCCGGTAATGATCAGCATGCGGGTGCTGTTGTCCAGGTTCAGGTCGTTGGCCACGAACGGCGTGGTCAGCACCTGCTCGACCACCGGGTGACGGCCCTGGTCGATGCGCAAGCACGGCTCGTCGACGAAGCGAGGGCAGTTCAGGTCGAGGTTCAGGGCTCGCTCGGCGAGGTTGCTCAGCACGTCCAGTTCGGCCAGGGCGGCAGCGCTGTCTTGCAGCGGTGCCAGGTGGCTGATCAGGGTTTCGAGCAGGGCATCGTAAAGCATCTTCTCGCGGGCCAGGGCGCGGCTCTTGGCCGACAGTGCCTTGTCCTCGAACGCCTTGAGCTCTGGGGTGATGAAGCGCTCCGCACCCTTGAGGGTCTGGCGGCGAATGTAGTCGCCCGGGGCTTGTTCGGCCTGCTTGGTCGGCAGCTCGATGAAGTAGCCATGCACGCGGTTGTAGCCGACCTTGAGATTGGCCAGGCCGGTACGGGCTTTTTCACGGGCTTCCAGGTCGATCAGGAACTGGCCAGCGTTCTCGCTGATCGCCAGCAACTCGTCCAGCTCATTGTCGTAGCCGGCCTTGAGCACGCCGCCGTCACGGATTACCGCGGGCGGGTTGTCGATGATCGCCCGCTCCAGCAGGCTGGCCAGCTCTGGGTAAGTGCCGGTAATGGCGGCCAGGCGCGCCAGGTGCGGGGCTTCCAGCTCGGCCATGGCGTTTTGCAGCTCGGGCAGGGCGCCGAGGGCATCACGCAGGCGTGCGAGGTCGCGTGGGCGGGCATTGCGCAGGCCGATACGGGCGAGGATCCGCTCGATATCGCCAATTTCCTTGAGCTGCGGCTGCAGTTTTTCGAAACGGTAGCCGTCGAGCAGGCAACGGATCGAATCCTGGCGCGCCTGCAGGACCTTGAGGTCACGCAGTGGGCGGTTCAGCCAGCGGGTCAGCAAGCGGCTGGCCATGGCGGTCTGGCAGCGGTCGATCACCGACTGCAGGGTATTGTCGCGCCCGCCCGCCAGGTTGACGTCCAGCTCCAGGTTGCGGCGGCTGGCGCCATCCAGGATGACCGTGTCGTCCAGGCGCTCGTGGCGCAGGCTGCGCAGGTGCGGCAGGGCGGTGCGCTGGGTTTCCTTGGCGTAGGTCAGCAGGCAACCGGCGGCGCCGATGGCCAGGGTCAGCTTGTCGCAGCCAAAGCCTTTGAGGTCCTTGGTCGCGAATTGCTGGCACAGGGCCTTGCGCGCCGAATCGCGGTCGAAGTCCCACGGGGCGCGGCGGCGCGCACCAGGGCGTTTTTCGGCCGGCAGGTCGCGTGGCCAGTCGTCGGGGATCAGCAGTTCGACCGGGTTGAGGCGGTCGAGCTCGGCCAGCAGGTTTTCCCAGCCTTTGATCTCTTGCACGCCGAAGTTGCCACTGGTGATGTCCAGCACCGCCAGGCCAAACAGGCGTTCATCGCCCAGCAGCGCGGCAATCAGGTTGTCGCGGCGCTCGTCGAGCAGTGCTTCGTCGCTGACCGTGCCGGGGGTGATGATGCGCACCACCTGGCGCTCTACCGGGCCCTTGCTGGTTGCCGGGTCGCCAATCTGTTCGCAGATCACCACCGATTCGCCGAGCTTGACCAGTTTGGCCAGGTAGCCTTCCAGCGAATGGAACGGAATGCCGCACATGGGGATGGACTGGCCGGCCGACTGGCCGCGCGCGGTCAGGGTGATATCCAGCAGTTTTGCGGCTTTCTTCGCATCTTCGTAGAAGATCTCGTAGAAATCGCCCATGCGGTAGAACATCAGCTGGTCCGGGTGCTGGTTTTTCAGCTTCCAGTACTGCTGCATCATCGGGGTGTGTGCGGAGAGATCTGACATTCAGGGCCTTACAGCGGGTGATCTGGTTGGCGATGGTAAAACCGGCAATGGTACAGGCTTTTTCATCCAGATGCAGGCGGCCGCAGTGGGGCATGTGCGCGCAGTTCGGCGGGCCATCATGGAGCTTCGTCCTTGACTGCACTAGAATGCGCGGCCTTTTTGAATGCCCCTAGCCGTGACGTAGTGATGAACCTGTCCAGCCGTATCCCTTATGTAAAGCAGCAACTGATCTACCTCCTGTACGGTGATCGGCGGATTTACCAGCTGGAAGCCAAGCTCAGCATCCTCACCGCCCTGGCGCGCTGCAAGCCGGCGGAGCTGCCGGTGATTCGTGTGTTGACCGACCAGCCGCAGGCATTCGCCGGTTGGCCGGTAGAGGTGATCGCGCTGGATGACGCGACCCTGCAGGCCTGGACCGGGGAGGGCGGCTACACCCATCGGCGCAAGGCCTGCGCCATTGCGCAAGCTGGGCAGTGGGCGGACAAGACAGTGTTCATCGACACCGACACGGTGTTCCTGCAGTCACCGCTGAAGCTGTTTGGCCAGGTGGATGCCGGGCAGTACCTGGTGGACGAGGTCGAGATGCGCTGGGCCGAGGCGTCGCACCGTGAGGACTACCTCGGCTTCAGCGCAGGGCTTGCGCGTGCGGGCGCTGTGCCGAGCGACGACCTGCGGCTGTGCAACAGCGGTGTCCTGGGCTTCACCCGTGAGAATGCCGGCATTGCCGAACGGGCCATCCAGCGCATCGATGCATGGACGCCTTACGCCCGTGAGTTGCACACCATCGAGCAGATCGCCTTTTCGTTCGAGTTGCAGGGCGTGCAGATCAACCAGGCGCGTGGCGTGATCAGCCACTACTTTGCGATGAAGCAGTACATCCACGCCATTCTGGAGATTTTCTTCGCCCGCCACGGCGAGCGCTTTACGCCGAAGATGCCTGGCCTGGCCTTGAAGGTGCCTGCGCATCGCCCGGTGCCATCCTGGCTCAACCGCCTTTCGGTCAAGTGGAGCCTTACGCGCGTGCCCCCAGAGCTCCGGGGTGTCGGCCGCAAGCTTTTATATGGCAGTGTCATCGGCCGCGACGATTACCAGCGCGCCTGCAAGGTGGTCTGGTGGCGTTCGGCGATTGAGGACATGCGCCATTTGCG from Pseudomonas kermanshahensis carries:
- the ispF gene encoding 2-C-methyl-D-erythritol 2,4-cyclodiphosphate synthase; this translates as MRIGHGYDVHRFCDGDFITLGGVRIPHKHGLLAHSDGDVLLHALSDALLGAAALGDIGKHFPDTDPQFKGADSRALLRHVVAIVQAKGWKVGNVDATIVAQAPKMAPHIETMRQLIAEDLQAELDQVNVKATTTEKLGFTGREEGIAVHAVALLLPA
- the truD gene encoding tRNA pseudouridine(13) synthase TruD translates to MTELELLGPRASGEALGTAVLKAVAEDFQVDEVLDIPLSGQGEHLWLWVEKRDLNTEEAARRLARAAGVPARSISYAGLKDRQALTRQWFSLHLPGKADPDLSRAEDASLRVLKQVRHQRKLQRGAHSANGFTLRLTALAADHAALDARLEALKQHGVPNYFGSQRFGHGGGNVHDALDWAARKALPEQRNVRSRLLSAGRSYLFNQILAARVTDGSWARAQVGDLLAFTDSRSFFPATEQECSDPRLAILDLHPTGALWGEGETPATGATAALESAVAARQPALCHWLAQAGMDHERRILRLPIGGLTWHYPEPDILQLEFVLPAGCFATVVVREVVDLVPVGQTDSPCVF
- the surE gene encoding 5'/3'-nucleotidase SurE; translation: MRILISNDDGVTAPGLAALHAALVDYAECVVIAPEQDKSGASSSLTLDRPLHPQTLANGFISLNGTPTDCVHLGLNGLLPQTPDMVVSGINLGANLGDDVLYSGTVAAALEGRFLGNTSLAFSLLSRQPDNLPTAAYIARRLVEAQSRLTLPPRTVLNVNIPNLPLEHIRGIQLTRLGHRARAAAPTKVVNPRGKEGYWIAVAGDAEDGGPGTDFHAVMQGYVSITPLQLDRTFNDAFEQLDGWLEGLL
- a CDS encoding protein-L-isoaspartate(D-aspartate) O-methyltransferase; translated protein: MTSQRTRERLIQRLCEEGVANPKVLDAIRRTPRHLFVDEALAHRAYEDTALPIGHNQTISQPFMVAHMSELLLEAGPLDKVLEIGTGSGYQTAILAQLVERVFSVERIKVLQDRAKERLVELNLRNVVFRWGDGCEGWQALAPYNGIIVTAVAPEVPQALLDQLAPGGRMVIPVGPAGETQQLMLIVREEHGFSRRVLGAVRFVPLLNGPLA
- a CDS encoding peptidoglycan DD-metalloendopeptidase family protein, whose translation is MGHTVIRQRKEWAGFKLLVIALAMGTLLAGCSSTSSTSARVVDRNNAAPKRPTVTSGQYIVKPGDTLFSIAFRYGWDYKELAARNGIPAPYTIRPGQPIRFSSGATGSTTVVSNPSSSSKTTVIRRPVGSTAPSGSTKPATTAPTTSAPVVATVPAAERAVGGWTWPANGVLIGKFASNGSLNKGIDIAGDLGQPVFAASDGAVVYAGSGLRGYGELIIIKHSDTYVSAYGHNRRLLVREGQQVKAGQSIAEMGSTGTDRVKLHFEIRRQGKPVDPLQFLPRR
- the rpoS gene encoding RNA polymerase sigma factor RpoS; the encoded protein is MALNKEAPEFDIDDDVLLMETGIVLETDVVSDEPAVSSVRTRAKTGSSLKQHKYIDYTRALDATQLYLNEIGFSPLLSPEEEVHFARLSQKGDPAGRKRMIESNLRLVVKIARRYVNRGLSLLDLIEEGNLGLIRAVEKFDPERGFRFSTYATWWIRQTIERAIMNQTRTIRLPIHVVKELNVYLRAARELTQKLDHEPSPEEIATLLEKPVAEVKRMLGLNERVSSVDVSLGPDSDKTLLDTLTDDRPTDPCELLQDDDLSQSIDQWLGELTDKQREVVVRRFGLRGHESSTLEDVGLEIGLTRERVRQIQVEGLKRLREILEKNGLSSESLFQ
- the fdxA gene encoding ferredoxin FdxA, with the translated sequence MTFVVTDNCIKCKYTDCVEVCPVDCFYEGPNFLVIHPDECIDCALCEPECPAQAIFSEDEVPSGMENFIELNAELAEIWPNITERKDALPDAEAWDGKTGKIADLER
- the mutS gene encoding DNA mismatch repair protein MutS; protein product: MSDLSAHTPMMQQYWKLKNQHPDQLMFYRMGDFYEIFYEDAKKAAKLLDITLTARGQSAGQSIPMCGIPFHSLEGYLAKLVKLGESVVICEQIGDPATSKGPVERQVVRIITPGTVSDEALLDERRDNLIAALLGDERLFGLAVLDITSGNFGVQEIKGWENLLAELDRLNPVELLIPDDWPRDLPAEKRPGARRRAPWDFDRDSARKALCQQFATKDLKGFGCDKLTLAIGAAGCLLTYAKETQRTALPHLRSLRHERLDDTVILDGASRRNLELDVNLAGGRDNTLQSVIDRCQTAMASRLLTRWLNRPLRDLKVLQARQDSIRCLLDGYRFEKLQPQLKEIGDIERILARIGLRNARPRDLARLRDALGALPELQNAMAELEAPHLARLAAITGTYPELASLLERAIIDNPPAVIRDGGVLKAGYDNELDELLAISENAGQFLIDLEAREKARTGLANLKVGYNRVHGYFIELPTKQAEQAPGDYIRRQTLKGAERFITPELKAFEDKALSAKSRALAREKMLYDALLETLISHLAPLQDSAAALAELDVLSNLAERALNLDLNCPRFVDEPCLRIDQGRHPVVEQVLTTPFVANDLNLDNSTRMLIITGPNMGGKSTYMRQTALIVLMAHIGSFVPAAQCELSLVDRIFTRIGSSDDLAGGRSTFMVEMSETANILHNATDRSLVLMDEVGRGTSTFDGLSLAWAAAERLAQLRAYTLFATHYFELTVLPENEPLVTNVHLNATEHNERIVFLHHVLPGPASQSYGLAVAQLAGVPTPVIQRAREHLGRLETASLPHEQPLGKQAKDEPHVPHQSDLFASLPHPAIEKLGKLNLDDMTPRQAIEMLYQLKNLL